Below is a genomic region from Colius striatus isolate bColStr4 chromosome 29, bColStr4.1.hap1, whole genome shotgun sequence.
CACCACGTCCCTGGGGAAGGAACCCGGTGCCATCATCTGAAGGTCCCCACTTTCCTCCTGAAACCACTGTGAAATGTCTCCCTTTGCCTTAGCCCTGGGAGCTGTAGGAGAAACCATTCTGCTTCACGTCCCACTCTATGAAACATCCATTTCAGGGAGTTTTCTGAGGTTTTGATGGGATTATTTTGAGCACAACAGCTACTGGAACCACTGTCATTTCACTTTCATGTGAAAGGTACCCTGATAAAATGGGttttttcatcttaattttGTTTGGCAATTAAGGCATGTAATTAACTGCAAAGAAGCTGCATTTTCTGAACACCCCTGCCTCTGCCTATCATTGCATGAAGTTGTTTTATCTCCCAAAAGCCTGTCACTGGGTGACTACCAGCAAAAACAACTCTATGTGTTACTATCATTAGGAAAAACACTTATCACTACAATTATAATAATCAACTAATAAAAGCAACTCATTGAAAAACAATGACAGCAATTACTACTACTGCATGTAAGGTGCTAAAGCATCAGGTGATGCTCATCAAGATAAAACCTTCTAAAGTAGTGAGGATGATTTGCTTCCAGGGGGTTCTTTGCATCTGAGACTTACTTTTATCATTGTTTCTCCTTAGCCTAGACAGATATTTTAACACGTTCAGACCTTAGCTAGAGTCTTCCTGCTGACTTTCACATCGGCACCGAGGGCAGTCAGCTTCTTACTATTGTCTGAGAAGCTGCTTTGCTTAAATGCCATCAAAGAGCAGCAAAGTTCTCCGTGCCACTTCCTTTAGAGGAGCTGCTTTGTCACTTCAGGCTCGTATCTGCCTCCTGCCACCATCTAGCCCTTTAGTAGTCAACCAGCTTCCTTCAGTCTAGGACTAACAGACAGTGTAGAAAAGCCCCACAAATCCCACTCTTGACTTCACAGTCCATCTGGAAGTGCTTTCCCAATACTCTTCTGTTCAGCATGGAGGAGATACTCCAGCTGTTAGAGCTGGAGCTGAGGGCAGCATCCCTCAGAGGACGCATCTCTGCGAGTACACAGGCAACACCTCCTGCATGCTCCGGCCACccaggaagaaaacagcatttcaggAGCTCCATTAAAAGCCAGACTTACCCACTTCATCAGTGAGAACAACCAGGAGAGAAGTGCCTAGGAGAGCCCTGAGATGGCAGAGCTTTTATACAGTGAATAAGTGCCCTGGGGGAGTGAGGTGGTTTGGCTGGGCCGTGCTCTAATTGCCTGCCAGCCCTGGCCGAGCCACGTGCAGCTTTGTGCCGGCAGGAATGGCTGTCCTTGCTCTGTGGGACACTTCTGGGACGTTTAGTTTACCTGTGAGCTGTGGGAGAGGAAACCTTCTGATCCAACAAGACAAACTTGTGAAGCCCCTGGGAGGCCAAGTCCCTTGCATGACGAATCCCTGGTGCAGATCCAGGATGGGCAAAACACACCTTTCCACCTAGAAAAGGACAATGGTTGACACCAAAGGGATTGCTCAAGGAATTCCTCATGTCCAAGAGATCTGCATGGTAAGTTGGTTTGGTGCAGTCCAGAAGGGACTCAGCTTGATGCAGACCATAATTACTGTGGCACGCAGCCTTCCTTCACTTACACAGGGAACCCAGGGAAGAGAGGGATGACTGGGACTGAAAAAGCCTTGGGCCAAAGGCAAGACAGCTGCTAAAAAGGACTTACCACGAAGCTTTTCCAGCATAACAAGGTGGGAAGGGACAAGCAGGAGGCCTGGGGAAGAGCGGCTCCATCAAACCAGACACATGTCCCTAAAACACAGCTCCcatttcctgctctgctgcactcagccctccctttcttccctgtttATGCCACGAATCAACCCAAGGGGAAACTGAGCAGTGGCATGAGCATTAAACACTGACAGGGAATCTATTTTCCCATAGCCCTGTCTACAGAAGAGAAGGCCCTGGCATTTATTTATCCTTTAATGTGACTCTGACACCTGTGAATTGGGTTCAAGCATGTCAGGAATTCAGGTGAGGTCTCACACATGGATATTTCACCTGTAAAAACAGGTGAAATAAGTCAGTTTCTAATGGAGTAGGAGGGAAAAAGCCTCACTGGTATGGTGCTGAGGGGTTGCcatccctggggctgtttaaagTCTGTGGATGTGACACTTGGGGATGTGGTCTATTGGTGGGCTTGAAAGTCTACAGGCACAAGGGAATCAtagaaggggttggaagggacctttacagatcatctagtccaaccccccaagGTGTTTAATTTatgattggacttgatggtcttcagggtttttttccctaacctAAATAGTTATGTTTTGAAGCTGGAGATTGATCTCTGACTCGTGAAGCTCTGagtgtattttctgtttccattggCAAATCCAGAAGCCTGAAGGCAAGGGGTTGATTGACGTCTCTGATTTTCCAACAAGAAGAGGAGCCTCTGTCTGTGTCATAGAAAAATAACCACCAAGTGCATGTTTTCCTGGTTGATGCCAACATTTGGAGAGCTACAAAAAGCCAAGGGAGGAATATTGTCTCTCAGCTGATGTTATTATCTGCAGCTGAAGACAAAAAGCACTGATTCCAACCTGGGCTTCTGTTGTGTTTCATTCCTCTGAGCTACAACACCCTTCTTAAAGTTCAATCATCTGACCCAAGACTTTAAGGATCAAATTGACGTCAGAGACCATGGAAGCAGATTAATACCAGTTTTATAAGCTCCATAAATCCAGTTCCAGAGGAAGCTCTGGATCATGTAGCCTTCAAGTAATGCTAAAATCCAGTCGAATGTTTCCAGGACAGGTAGCAAAATATTAACCTGATGATAACACCTTGCCCTGTGATCCAAATGTTCTTAATTAGCATCTATAAAGTCCTTTCATCTCAGGGAGACGCTCAGTGCCACATGGGACACTGCTGTGGGGGCTATTATTATTCCAAATGGAGctcaggggaaactgaggcacgttGCACTGTGGTCACTTGTGGCACAGTgtgagtcagagccatggtcaGAACCAGGCTCCATCATAACCTCCTCCAAAAAACAAGCCCTGTGCTCTGGTGGCTGCTCCAACCCTGTGAGATGTGGTCCTGTGTCATCTTGCCACCCACCAGACTTTTCCTAATGGTTTCTGGCTCCTATGGGAAAGCCACAAAGAAGTGACAGCTCCTCAGGAGGCCACACTGTTGCTCATTTCATGGTATCGAGGGAGATACAGAACATTGAGTTGTGAGAGCATCTCTGGCTCTACACGGTAGAAGAAGGGTCACAGTCACTTGCTCTTGCACTCTGCTTCTCCAGACCAAAGCATCACCCCTGGACATCCAGGAGAAGGTGTGAAAAGCATCTGCTCCTCCACAACCCACCAAACACCCTGGAGAAGCAGCCAGATGCCACCTCACCATTACTTGGACGTTTCCTTACCTTCATAGTGTCAGCCCAAGGTCACCCAGCCAAGgtggagcagggcaggatgcAGGGCAGCGTCACAGCCTCCGTCACACCCTCCTCTTGGTCTTGCAACACTTGTTTTTGCCCTCCAAATACCCACTTAGCATGAGCTACTGCTCATTTGCCTAATGATAGGGCACCTTACAGGATTTTTGTGTTTCTCAGACACGAGTTCACTGTGTTTAATAAAGAAGAAGCACCAGAGGGCAAAAAGACAAGAGATTTCATCTGAGGTCAGGTGACTAGATTTATTTAActctatatatatgtataatatgaatatacatatatatatatatatctggtTTGTTTTCAGTACAGTGTAGAGTACACATCTTCAGGCAGCATAAAGAATGGACTTAATTGCTTTTACAGCTCAAACACTTATAAAACAGTCGTGCTACGACTTCCAGCCTCATTTCAAAGACTCACTTGCATTTCAAGTTGTGTTTTCAGCACTCATGAAAGCAACCAAGTGGATAAAAACCCTTCCACGGGTAACACTTCAGCAAGGACCCGCTTCGCTGAGCCAGAAATCCTGTCTTGTTTTGGGGAGCTCTGCTGCAGTCAGGGTTTGAAAGCAGCAGGGATTGATTTCTGGCTGCCTTCTGAAATGAAGGCCATCAGAGTAAGATTCCTGTACTTGTTTGCTCAGCAAATTTATGTTTGGCTTCCAAATCTGTGAGGGAAAGTGGCTGTTTCAGAGAACTCCCAGCCTCGTGGAGTCCAAGTGAACCTGGACATTGTTTCCCAACATGTTTTCCCAGCCTTCCACTGGCCTCCAGTTGATATCATCATGATCTGGGCTCCTTAAacgtttttttttctctgttttttgtttgttctaatCACTAGTCATTTCAATTAGGCCAGAACTCAATAGCATCCCACTGAACTATGCCTTGTAGCAGGTTAAGGCACAAGCCACAGGCACCTGGAGTGCAGCCATGGAAATAGTTTTACACCCTAGCCCAAAATAGAGCTGAGCTACAAGGGAAGCACTGGAAAACAGAGGTCAAGTAGACTTAAGCAGTAGGAACAAGTCAGCAGGTGGTACATGGAGATAAAGAACCCCAAAGCTGTGcctcactctttttttccatggaCTTTCCTTTCCCTTACTCCTTTTCTACCAGGGCCATTTGGGGGCAGAGCAGTACTTCTTAGAGTGACTCGAAATTTTTACTCCACCTGACTGACATTGTGGGACACACTtggtggcacactgctgggggACACACTTGgtcacacactgctgctgtgggacaCACTtggtggcacactgctgggggACACACTTGGTCACACTCTGCTGTGGGACACACTTGgtggcacactgctgctgtggaaCACACTtggtggcacactgctgggggACACACTTGGTCACACTCTGCTGTGGGACACACTTGgtcacacactgctgctgtgggacaCACTtggtggcacactgctgggggACACTCTTAgtggcacactgctgctgtgggacaCATTTGGTCAcactctgctgctgtgggacaCACTTGgtcacacactgctgctgtgggacaCACTTGGTGGCACACTGCTGTGGCACACTCTTGGTCTtacactgctgctgtgggacaCATTtggtggcacactgctgggggACACACTTGGTCACACACTGCTGTGGGACACACTTGGTGGCACACTGCTGTGGCACACTCTTTgtggcacactgctgctgtgggacaCATTTGGTGGCACACTGCTGTGGCACACTCTTGgtctcacactgctgctggggggcACATTTGGTGGCACACTGCTGTGGCACACTCTTGGTggcacactgctgctggggggcACATTTGGTGGCACACTGCTGTGGCACACTCTTGGTgtcacactgctgctggggggcACATTTGGTGGCACACTGCTGTGGCACACTCTTGATGGCACACTGCTGCTGCGTGGCACACTtggtggcacactgctgggggACACAAGCTGTCTCACACTGCTGTGGGACACAGATGCTGGCGCGCTTGGTGTCCCGCTGCTGTGGGACACACTTGGTCACACACCTGGTTGCACTTTGCTGTGGGATGTGGGTGGTGGCACACTGCTGTGGGGCATGGGAGGTCACATACTTGTACGAGACGCCCTTGGTGGCACGTTGCTGCGGGACACACGTGGTGACACACCGGGTCGTgcacggctgctgcaggctgtaCGTGGTCACACACTGCTGTGGGATGCACTTGGTCGCACACTGCTGCTGAGGGATGCCCTTGGTCAGGTAGGGCATGCATCTGGAGGCACACGGCTGCTGTGGGATGCATTTGGTCACACAGGGCTGCTGCACCATTCCTGTGGTTgcgtgctgctgctgtgggatgcATCTGGTCACAAAGGGCTGCTGCACCATGCCTGTGCTCACATGTTGCTGCTGTGAGATGCATCTGGTCACAAAGGGCTGCTGCACCATGCCTGTGCTCACATGTTGCTGCTGTGAGATGCATCTGGTCACACAGGGCTGCTGCACCATGCCCATGGTCgcatgctgctgctgcgggATGCAGGTTGTCATGCAGCGGGTGACGTGTGGCTGCTGGAGGATGTGCTgggtcaggagctgctgctgctgaggcacaCACTTGGTTGCATGCTGCTGCCTTGGCATGCACTGGgtcacacactgctgctgggagaAGCTGGAGGATGTGGTCTGCTGCCGGGGGACACAGGGGGTCACATACTGTGGGATGCACAGCGTCGAGTGCCAGGTAGGCACTGGCAGGTGTCTAGTAGTGTACATCGGTGGGTACTTGATGGCATCCTGGTAGACTGGAGGGCAAAACTGGTGTTGGTAGCACGACATTTTGGTGAGGCTTTGGCAGGACTGGAAAGACAGAGAACAAATCTGatgggaagcagctgagggaactgggggtgttgagcctggagaagaggaggctgaggggagacaggagcactctctgacactccctcacaggaggctgcagcgaGCTGGGGGTTGATCCCTGCTCCCAAGTTAACAACAGGAAACaggctccagttgccccaggggaggttgaggttggagctgaggcacaactgtttccctgagaggggtgtgagccctgtgccaggctgcccagggagctgggggagtgcccagccctggagggatcccaaagccttggagctgaggtgctgagggctgtgggtcagtggcgggctgggcagggtgagggcagggctgggactccaggagcttaaaattcttttccaacccaaacaattaTCTGATTCTATGACATGTGAGAAAGCAGAGCCTTTAGACAGGCATCCAGGTGAGTTTCTCATGgtcccactgctgcctgtgccacagGACTGGTTCACTTCACAGGCTGCCAGATGCAAGTCCCACCTATGCCAAGGTCTCAAAACCCTGCCAGCAGCATCTGAAGACCCATTCATCATTTTTAACTCAGAAACATGGCACCAAGTCCAACAGTGGAGAAATTCAGAGACACGTATCATTAAATATCTCCCCAAAGGGCAGCTCCCTCACTGTCTCTACAGGGGAGAACTGATCTTGGAGGTCAGCAGAGCAATGGCTGATATCACAGCTGTCTTTCAATCATTAAATGCAGTTTTCCTCTCCTGTGTTCAGTTGGCAactgcctctgacctcttgaTGATGCATTAAGAAAACAGCCCAGCCCAGAAACAAGCTCTGAACCTCTGGCCACATCTGCCACAGCAGGAGAGGCAAAGAGCACGCAAGGCTCTGCTGCTCAGGGATCCCATCACACCGCGGGCAGAGAGAGGTTCACAGCTCAGTCCCAGCATCACAGAGTTCACACTCATTAGGGAACCAAAGCCAATTAAAGGGTAGCAATACCACAACTGAACACAAACCTGCTTACAGCTCTTCTAGCATTGTGTTCCCCAAGACACTAAAACTGCTCTGGCTGTTGCCGGGCACCcccaaaagcaaacaacaagagcagcagcaccccagTTTTGCTAATACAAATACTAAACAAGCTCTCCTAACACTTCCCAGGACTGTCTCGACTCAGATGCCTGGGTGCAGAGACTGAGAGCACATTCCCCCTCCGACACAGCAACTCAAAAAAACTACCTTGAAAACTTTTCCCACAGAGCATCTTTTTTAATGTGTctttagaaaagcagaaataaacttGCATTTCAGCAGCTAGAGGCTCAGCACAAACCAGACTTACCCAGCTCCCTGGAGAGAACAGCTTTGTGATGTGACCAGTGAGCTGTAATAGAAGGAGATCTTTTATATAGCTACTAAACATGCCTTGAAGGTATGAGGTACCCACGACATATCCTATTGGCTCCTGTGCAAAAGCTGTCCTGTGTGCAACACTTGTAGTTACTAGCATCAATGTATTCATCCCTGAGGATGAGTAGTTGGATGTCAGCTCCCCATAGTAAGAGTAATTAGCTTTTGTATAGTCCTCCCTGGCATGGTAAGACTGAATGGTAttgggagaggcagcagcagcggcatCCCCTGCCTCAGGGGTTTTGCAAGGCAGAGGTGCACCCAATAATAGTCAGTGATGGCTTTGCAGAGGTCTCACTGGAGCAAGATGTCACAGACCttggaaatcacagaatggtgggggctggaaggcacctccagagctcatccagtccaatcctctgttaaagcaggtttcccttgGTCAGGTTACACAGGggcacatccaggcaggttgtCCTGACGATCCCCCAGAAATGGGGCTGTCCCATCACTCAGCCTATTTCCCTACACACATGGCATTGGCTTCATGCTGTGAGATCTGCCCTGACTGCTCCAAATCCTTCTCCAGCTGTA
It encodes:
- the LOC104561784 gene encoding keratin-associated protein 10-6-like; this encodes MSCYQHQFCPPVYQDAIKYPPMYTTRHLPVPTWHSTLCIPQYVTPCVPRQQTTSSSFSQQQCVTQCMPRQQHATKCVPQQQQLLTQHILQQPHVTRCMTTCIPQQQHATMGMVQQPCVTRCISQQQHVSTGMVQQPFVTRCISQQQHVSTGMVQQPFVTRCIPQQQHATTGMVQQPCVTKCIPQQPCASRCMPYLTKGIPQQQCATKCIPQQCVTTYSLQQPCTTRCVTTCVPQQRATKGVSYKYVTSHAPQQCATTHIPQQSATRCVTKCVPQQRDTKRASICVPQQCETACVPQQCATKCATQQQCAIKSVPQQCATKCAPQQQCDTKSVPQQCATKCAPQQQCATKSVPQQCATKCAPQQQCETKSVPQQCATKCVPQQQCATKSVPQQCATKCVPQQCVTKCVPQQCATKCVPQQQCKTKSVPQQCATKCVPQQQCVTKCVPQQQSVTKCVPQQQCATKSVPQQCATKCVPQQQCVTKCVPQQSVTKCVPQQCATKCVPQQQCATKCVPQQSVTKCVPQQCATKCVPQQQCVTKCVPQQCATKCVPQCQSGGVKISSHSKKYCSAPKWPW